One window of Chamaesiphon minutus PCC 6605 genomic DNA carries:
- a CDS encoding J domain-containing protein, with the protein MSFQLDRGLFQYDFIDRHAILGVSVNAQEVDIRERYQAVARLLHPDCAQWKTDTERQMAVRLFSRLITHAYGQLSRQSQLQEQIIMLELFGKRLLEEGNQVQIIDPLCQQLYQSGADFEQVYDRLLQQLVSQQYIQLNQSEQTINQISELNMVYLLRRQLQSVRSTPPTAVNSSKSTPAKETNSASTELAKPSPIEGALRRAEDYTINKNWAKAVPEIKEVISAEPNNVRAHTLLGLVYMHQKQMTMAKISINKAIQLAPKDPQVIQAKQEFERLSNPKTNGSGGKNPPKKPSEGMFSGLFGKK; encoded by the coding sequence ATGAGTTTTCAATTAGATCGCGGACTATTTCAGTATGACTTTATCGATCGACACGCTATTCTAGGCGTGAGTGTAAATGCTCAAGAAGTAGACATCAGAGAACGCTATCAAGCCGTAGCCAGATTGTTGCATCCCGACTGTGCCCAATGGAAAACTGACACAGAGCGACAAATGGCGGTAAGACTATTTTCGCGACTAATTACCCATGCATACGGTCAACTGTCTCGTCAATCTCAACTTCAAGAGCAGATCATCATGCTAGAACTGTTTGGTAAAAGACTCTTAGAAGAAGGTAATCAAGTACAAATTATCGATCCTTTGTGCCAACAACTTTACCAAAGTGGTGCAGACTTCGAGCAAGTTTACGATCGACTCCTCCAGCAACTAGTCAGCCAACAATACATTCAATTAAACCAAAGCGAGCAGACGATTAATCAAATCAGCGAGCTAAACATGGTGTATCTGTTACGCAGACAGTTACAGTCGGTAAGATCTACCCCCCCAACAGCGGTAAATAGTAGTAAATCTACTCCCGCGAAGGAGACAAACTCCGCCTCCACCGAATTGGCCAAACCATCGCCAATTGAAGGTGCGCTCCGTAGAGCTGAGGATTACACGATCAATAAAAATTGGGCAAAAGCAGTACCAGAAATTAAAGAAGTCATCAGTGCCGAACCTAATAATGTCCGCGCACATACTTTGTTGGGATTGGTGTACATGCATCAAAAACAAATGACAATGGCCAAAATTTCGATTAACAAAGCTATCCAACTCGCGCCCAAAGACCCCCAAGTCATCCAAGCCAAGCAAGAATTTGAGCGACTATCCAATCCCAAGACTAACGGTTCTGGCGGCAAGAATCCCCCTAAGAAACCCAGCGAAGGGATGTTTAGCGGATTGTTTGGCAAAAAGTAA
- a CDS encoding inositol monophosphatase family protein — protein MNSPQQSTERVAAYLEVAKAAALAAGEVLQACWGKLESIVEKDRPGDLVTEADRQAEAVILEILRQNFPEHSILAEESGQFGDLNAEYLWAIDPLDGTTNYAHQYPFSAASIGLLINGVPTVGAIYDPFHRELFAGAIGIGATCNDRSICVSNVDKLAKSLLVTGFAYDRRETPDNNYQEFCYLTHITQGVRRAGAASIDLAYVACGRLDGYWERGLSPWDLAAGVAIVEAAGGTITAYDRSPFDIRSGRILATNGKLHDELSQELLYVTKIEPWSWLESRG, from the coding sequence ATGAACTCTCCCCAACAATCGACCGAGCGCGTAGCGGCTTATTTAGAAGTAGCCAAAGCAGCAGCATTAGCAGCGGGTGAGGTATTACAAGCCTGTTGGGGTAAATTGGAGTCGATCGTCGAAAAGGATCGTCCTGGCGATTTGGTCACAGAAGCCGATCGGCAAGCCGAAGCAGTCATCTTAGAGATATTGCGACAAAACTTTCCAGAGCATTCGATTTTGGCCGAAGAATCCGGTCAATTTGGCGATTTGAATGCCGAATACCTATGGGCGATCGATCCATTAGATGGAACGACGAATTACGCGCATCAATACCCATTTTCGGCAGCTTCGATCGGATTACTAATAAATGGCGTCCCAACAGTCGGCGCGATCTACGACCCTTTTCATCGCGAACTATTTGCTGGTGCAATCGGTATCGGTGCGACCTGTAACGACCGCTCGATCTGCGTTTCCAATGTCGATAAATTAGCCAAAAGTTTACTAGTGACTGGATTTGCTTACGATCGCCGCGAAACCCCAGATAATAACTATCAAGAATTTTGTTATCTGACCCATATCACTCAAGGCGTCAGACGTGCTGGCGCAGCATCCATAGACCTAGCTTACGTCGCCTGTGGGCGATTGGACGGCTATTGGGAACGGGGACTGTCTCCCTGGGATTTGGCGGCTGGCGTGGCCATTGTCGAGGCTGCTGGCGGCACGATTACCGCTTACGATCGCAGTCCCTTCGATATTCGATCGGGTCGCATTCTCGCGACTAATGGCAAATTACACGACGAATTGAGTCAAGAATTACTCTATGTTACCAAGATCGAACCTTGGTCTTGGTTAGAGAGTAGAGGGTAG
- a CDS encoding ferredoxin-thioredoxin reductase catalytic domain-containing protein — protein MVMNPAAAKENSVINNEPSDKTLEAMRHFSETYAKNTDTYFCVDLSVTAVVIKGLAKNKEELGSPLCPCRHYEDKEAEVKAAFWNCPCVPMRERKECHCMLFLTPDNDFAGNIQEIALEEVKAV, from the coding sequence ATGGTCATGAACCCAGCAGCAGCAAAGGAAAATAGTGTTATAAATAATGAGCCGAGCGACAAAACACTCGAAGCGATGAGACATTTCTCCGAAACTTACGCCAAAAACACGGATACGTACTTCTGTGTGGATCTTTCGGTAACCGCCGTCGTCATTAAGGGATTGGCGAAAAACAAGGAAGAACTGGGTTCGCCCCTTTGCCCCTGTCGTCATTACGAAGACAAAGAAGCTGAAGTCAAAGCTGCATTCTGGAACTGTCCCTGCGTCCCCATGCGCGAACGCAAGGAATGTCATTGTATGTTATTCCTGACGCCAGACAATGATTTTGCTGGCAATATTCAGGAGATCGCTCTTGAAGAAGTCAAAGCGGTTTAG
- the hisIE gene encoding bifunctional phosphoribosyl-AMP cyclohydrolase/phosphoribosyl-ATP diphosphatase HisIE — MSVDESASLRRAIPIDRIKYDDRGLVPAIIQDYLDGTVLMMAWMNSESLAKTLDTGETWFWSRSRQEFWHKGATSGHIQHVKDIRYDCDSDALLISVEQVGDIACHTGERSCFHQIDTNTVAPPADTLSDLYQTICDRRDNPREGSYTQSLFAGGDNKILKKIGEEAVEVVMACKDDRAPEIAGEAADLFYHTLVALAHHRVSIRDVYRELQKRRK; from the coding sequence ATGTCCGTCGATGAATCTGCCAGTCTGCGTCGAGCTATTCCGATCGATCGGATTAAATACGACGATCGGGGTTTAGTTCCTGCCATCATTCAAGATTACTTGGATGGAACTGTGCTGATGATGGCATGGATGAATAGCGAATCTTTGGCTAAGACTTTAGACACAGGCGAAACCTGGTTCTGGAGTCGATCGCGCCAAGAATTTTGGCACAAGGGCGCAACCAGCGGACACATTCAACACGTCAAAGATATTCGCTATGATTGCGATAGCGACGCGCTGTTGATTTCGGTCGAGCAAGTCGGCGACATTGCCTGTCATACTGGCGAACGGAGTTGCTTCCATCAAATCGATACCAACACAGTCGCACCACCCGCCGATACCCTCTCAGACTTATATCAGACAATTTGCGATCGCCGCGACAATCCCCGCGAGGGTTCCTATACCCAATCACTATTTGCAGGCGGGGACAATAAAATTCTTAAAAAAATTGGCGAAGAAGCAGTTGAAGTCGTGATGGCATGTAAAGACGATCGCGCCCCCGAAATTGCAGGTGAAGCCGCAGATCTGTTCTATCATACCCTCGTCGCTCTCGCCCACCATCGCGTTAGCATCCGCGACGTCTATCGCGAACTCCAAAAACGAAGGAAGTAA
- a CDS encoding glutamate-5-semialdehyde dehydrogenase codes for MLTEIAQKTRLAAQQLASLSATAKNAAIEAIAASLEHYAAEIVAANAIDCQAAEGEIAPALYARLKLDATKLKGAIVGVRDVGKLADPVGRIQIHREIDAGLIMRRVSCPVGVLGVIFEARPDAVIQIASLAIKSGNGVILKGGREAIESCTVLVRAIKAGLAQSEVDPDAIQLLTTRAETSELLKLDRYVDLIIPRGSNEFVKYVRDNTRIPVLGHADGICHLYIDREADFEKAIEIAIDAKTQYPAACNAIETLLIDRAIAGDFLPIIIDKLQAHGVEIRLSEFGHQILGNELHLTVDLAIATDWATEYSDLIIAIQIVPDLEAAIAHINTYGSRHTDSIVTENANTAKVFSDRVDAANVFHNCSTRFSDGFRYGFGAEVGISTQKMPPRGPVGLEGLVTYKYQLSGDGHIAATYTGENAKPFTHRDI; via the coding sequence ATGTTGACAGAAATTGCCCAGAAAACTCGACTAGCCGCTCAACAGTTAGCCAGTCTCTCAGCGACAGCTAAAAATGCCGCCATCGAAGCAATTGCCGCATCGTTAGAACACTATGCCGCTGAAATTGTCGCGGCTAATGCAATCGATTGTCAAGCTGCTGAGGGTGAAATCGCTCCAGCTTTGTACGCCCGATTGAAACTAGATGCCACCAAACTCAAAGGCGCGATTGTCGGCGTGCGGGATGTGGGCAAATTAGCAGATCCAGTGGGTCGAATTCAGATCCATCGCGAAATCGATGCCGGACTGATTATGCGGCGGGTAAGCTGTCCTGTCGGTGTTTTAGGCGTAATTTTTGAGGCTCGTCCCGATGCCGTGATTCAGATTGCCAGTTTGGCAATTAAATCGGGTAACGGTGTCATTTTAAAAGGCGGACGGGAAGCGATCGAGTCTTGTACCGTATTGGTTAGAGCAATTAAAGCGGGATTAGCGCAGTCGGAAGTCGATCCCGATGCGATTCAACTTTTGACTACCCGCGCCGAAACTAGCGAACTACTCAAATTAGATCGCTATGTCGATCTAATTATTCCGCGTGGTTCTAATGAATTTGTCAAATACGTTCGAGATAATACCCGCATCCCCGTTTTGGGACACGCGGATGGCATCTGTCATTTATACATCGATCGAGAAGCGGATTTCGAGAAAGCAATCGAGATTGCCATCGATGCCAAAACCCAGTATCCCGCAGCTTGTAACGCGATCGAAACTCTCCTAATCGATCGCGCGATCGCTGGCGATTTTTTACCGATAATTATCGATAAACTCCAGGCTCATGGCGTCGAAATTCGCCTGAGCGAATTTGGACATCAAATCTTGGGAAACGAACTGCATCTAACTGTTGATTTAGCAATTGCTACCGATTGGGCAACAGAATATAGCGATCTGATTATCGCTATTCAAATCGTCCCCGATCTCGAAGCCGCGATCGCGCATATTAATACTTATGGTTCGCGACATACCGATAGCATTGTGACCGAAAATGCTAATACTGCCAAAGTATTTAGCGATCGAGTCGATGCCGCGAATGTCTTTCACAATTGTTCGACCCGATTTTCTGACGGATTTCGCTATGGGTTTGGTGCCGAAGTTGGCATCAGTACTCAAAAAATGCCCCCGCGCGGGCCAGTTGGTTTAGAAGGATTGGTAACTTATAAATATCAACTCAGCGGCGACGGACATATCGCCGCTACATACACGGGAGAAAATGCCAAACCGTTCACACATCGAGATATCTAA
- a CDS encoding DUF1257 domain-containing protein, with the protein MSHFSTLRTKITDAEILKTSLRDLGINVKTETDLRGYQGQRVRADIVAILEGEYDLGWSRNADGSFDLIADLWGVAKKHNQTELINSINQKYAVNKTLSEVQQRGGLQNANVTLVLQ; encoded by the coding sequence ATGTCTCACTTTAGCACTCTCCGTACCAAAATCACCGACGCAGAAATCCTCAAAACTTCTTTGCGCGACCTTGGCATCAACGTTAAGACCGAAACAGACCTACGTGGCTACCAAGGTCAACGCGTCCGCGCTGATATCGTCGCTATCTTGGAAGGCGAGTACGATCTAGGTTGGTCTCGCAATGCTGATGGTTCTTTCGACTTAATTGCTGACCTTTGGGGCGTTGCCAAAAAGCACAACCAAACTGAGTTAATCAACTCGATCAACCAAAAGTACGCAGTTAACAAAACTCTCTCTGAAGTTCAACAACGTGGTGGTCTACAGAACGCCAATGTTACTCTGGTTCTTCAATAA
- a CDS encoding AAA family ATPase, whose product MQEELNILIQAQYPLIYLVTAEEDRAEKEIAKISQMKHEPRKLYVWTLTHGMVEYGQARTTQHNTISPEAAIEWTTRHKEPAIFIFKDLHPFKDSAAVTRWLRDAIAGFQGTQKVIILMSPVQQIPIELEKEVVVLDFALPDLTALDRVLTQQLDRTRQNRLSNEGKEKLLKASLGLTKDEAEKVYRKAYVKRGKITEAEVDIVLSEKKQLIRRNGILEFIEEDETIDSVGGLEELKGWLVQRSGAFTERARTYGLPQPKGMLILGIPGCGKSLIAKTTSRLWGLPLLRLDMGRVYDGSTVGRSEANLRGALKTAESISPAILFIDELDKAFAGTAGSGDSDGGTSSRIFGSFLTWMQEKTSPIFVMATANRVERLPGEFLRKGRFDEIFFVDLPIQAEREAVFRIHLSKRNRDLDRFDLPQLAKVADGFSGAEIEQALIAAMYDAFAQNREFTQLDIIAAIKATLPLSRTMTEQVTALRDWARQRARPAAASVAEYHRLEF is encoded by the coding sequence ATGCAAGAAGAGCTAAACATTCTCATCCAAGCTCAATACCCACTCATCTATCTCGTCACAGCAGAGGAAGATCGTGCTGAAAAAGAAATTGCCAAGATTTCGCAGATGAAGCACGAACCCCGTAAGCTTTACGTGTGGACATTGACACACGGGATGGTGGAGTACGGACAAGCTAGAACGACACAACACAACACGATCTCGCCTGAAGCAGCGATCGAGTGGACGACCAGACACAAGGAGCCAGCAATCTTTATCTTTAAGGATTTACATCCTTTTAAAGATTCGGCTGCGGTAACCCGCTGGCTGCGCGATGCGATTGCTGGATTCCAAGGTACGCAGAAAGTGATTATTCTGATGTCACCAGTTCAGCAAATTCCGATCGAATTGGAAAAAGAAGTCGTAGTTCTCGATTTTGCATTGCCCGATCTGACTGCACTAGATAGGGTTTTGACGCAACAGCTAGACCGTACCCGGCAAAATCGTCTTTCCAACGAAGGCAAAGAGAAATTACTCAAAGCTTCGCTAGGCTTGACTAAAGATGAAGCTGAAAAAGTCTATCGCAAGGCATATGTCAAACGCGGCAAAATTACCGAAGCCGAAGTTGATATAGTTTTGTCAGAGAAGAAGCAGCTCATTCGCCGCAACGGTATCCTCGAATTTATCGAAGAAGATGAAACCATCGACTCGGTAGGTGGACTGGAGGAACTTAAAGGCTGGCTGGTACAACGTTCTGGTGCTTTCACCGAACGGGCGCGAACTTACGGACTACCCCAACCCAAAGGGATGCTAATTCTGGGCATACCAGGTTGTGGGAAGTCACTAATTGCCAAGACTACATCCAGACTGTGGGGATTACCGCTGCTGAGATTGGACATGGGTCGAGTTTACGACGGCTCGACTGTCGGACGCTCTGAAGCTAACCTACGCGGCGCGCTCAAGACAGCCGAATCAATTTCTCCCGCGATCTTGTTTATCGACGAACTCGATAAGGCATTTGCTGGGACGGCTGGTTCTGGTGACTCCGATGGTGGTACTTCCAGCCGGATCTTTGGATCTTTCCTGACTTGGATGCAGGAAAAAACATCGCCCATCTTCGTGATGGCCACAGCCAATCGTGTCGAACGACTGCCTGGTGAGTTCTTACGCAAAGGCCGATTTGATGAAATCTTCTTTGTGGACTTACCAATTCAGGCCGAACGCGAAGCTGTATTTAGAATTCACTTGAGTAAGCGCAACCGAGACCTCGATCGTTTCGACCTACCGCAACTAGCCAAAGTTGCCGATGGATTCTCAGGTGCTGAAATAGAACAAGCTTTAATCGCGGCAATGTATGATGCTTTCGCTCAAAACCGAGAGTTTACGCAATTGGACATCATCGCAGCCATTAAAGCTACTCTGCCCCTCTCGCGGACAATGACAGAGCAGGTGACTGCTTTGCGAGATTGGGCAAGACAGCGAGCGCGTCCCGCCGCTGCCTCAGTCGCTGAATATCATCGACTGGAGTTTTAA